A part of Paenibacillus sp. sptzw28 genomic DNA contains:
- a CDS encoding metal-dependent hydrolase yields the protein MDSGTHLVMGLGLAGLASIDPVIASDQTVYAAVLIGTVVGSQAPDFDGVLRLKSNAAYIKNHRGVSHSIPAIAIWTIAITLMLQAFFGFSIPWLHLGGWVLLAVVIHVFTDLFNTYGTQAARPFSEKWISWNIIHIFDPVIFTSHLVAILLWALAVADPRFIFPILYSLLIVYYIWRTAAHRTLARKLRTLDTDSRESDRYVLIPTVSLYDWNVVKQRDDGSFIIGDFRRGKLRWVDRARCSEHPAVEQSKNDPSIQSFLYFTSFACAEVQEHSWGFEVRWSDVRYRHRKQYPFVGVLLMDSDYKTLGSYVGWLSDDRLQKRLRMNTY from the coding sequence ATGGACAGTGGGACGCATTTGGTCATGGGACTCGGACTCGCCGGGCTCGCTTCAATCGACCCTGTTATCGCTTCCGACCAAACCGTTTACGCCGCCGTACTGATCGGTACGGTAGTCGGATCCCAGGCTCCGGATTTCGACGGAGTTCTCAGATTGAAAAGCAATGCCGCTTATATAAAAAATCACCGCGGAGTTTCGCACTCAATTCCCGCGATTGCGATCTGGACGATCGCCATTACATTAATGCTGCAGGCGTTCTTCGGGTTCTCGATACCATGGCTTCACCTCGGGGGATGGGTGCTTCTGGCCGTCGTCATTCATGTCTTCACCGATTTGTTCAACACCTACGGGACGCAAGCAGCGCGGCCGTTCTCGGAGAAGTGGATATCGTGGAACATCATTCACATCTTCGATCCCGTAATATTCACTTCGCATCTTGTAGCCATCCTGTTGTGGGCGCTTGCGGTGGCAGATCCCAGGTTTATTTTCCCGATTCTTTACTCGCTGCTAATCGTTTACTATATCTGGCGGACCGCTGCGCATCGTACACTGGCCAGGAAGCTGAGAACGTTGGACACTGACAGCCGGGAGAGCGACCGGTACGTGCTTATTCCAACGGTATCGCTCTACGACTGGAATGTCGTCAAGCAGCGTGACGACGGCAGCTTTATAATCGGCGACTTCCGGCGCGGCAAGCTTCGGTGGGTCGACCGCGCCAGGTGCTCCGAGCACCCGGCCGTTGAACAGTCAAAGAACGATCCCTCGATACAATCATTTCTGTATTTCACCTCATTCGCCTGCGCCGAAGTGCAGGAGCATTCGTGGGGCTTCGAGGTTCGATGGTCGGACGTCCGCTACCGCCACCGAAAGCAGTATCCGTTCGTCGGCGTACTGCTGATGGATAGTGATTATAAGACACTCGGCTCTTATGTCGGTTGGCTGAGCGACGACCGATTGCAAAAACGTCTGCGAATGAATACGTATTGA
- a CDS encoding alpha/beta-type small acid-soluble spore protein, whose amino-acid sequence MPGQNRNSNQLVVPQASAALDQMKFEVAQELGIQIPQDGYYGNMATRDAGSLGGYITRKLVQIAEQQLSGQSQFR is encoded by the coding sequence ATGCCAGGACAAAACCGTAACAGCAATCAGCTGGTCGTACCTCAAGCAAGTGCAGCTTTGGACCAAATGAAATTCGAGGTAGCGCAAGAGCTAGGAATCCAAATTCCTCAAGACGGTTACTACGGCAACATGGCGACTCGTGACGCAGGCTCGCTCGGGGGATACATCACCCGTAAGCTTGTTCAAATCGCCGAACAACAACTGTCCGGACAATCGCAGTTCCGCTAA
- the trpS gene encoding tryptophan--tRNA ligase yields the protein MPRVLSGIQPSGQLTLGNYIGAMQNFVKLQETHECFFMVVDLHAITVPQEPAALREQTESVASLFVAAGIDPTKASIFAQSHVSAHAELGWLLTTLTYIGELERMTQFKDKSAGKDSVGAGLFVYPALMAADILLYNADLIPVGDDQKQHLELTRDLAQRFNSRYGDYFTIPDPYIPKVGARIMSLDDASKKMSKSNPNPGSYIALLDPPDVIRKKLSRATTDSGREVKYNPAEKPEVSNLMSIYAHCAGVTLSEIETRYEGQGYGAFKKDLAEHVVATLEPLQHKYAEIRSSGAIHDILKQGADEVSEKANRTLRDVKERMGFLLPG from the coding sequence ATGCCGCGAGTTCTTTCGGGCATTCAACCGAGCGGGCAGCTGACGCTCGGTAACTACATCGGAGCAATGCAAAACTTCGTAAAGCTGCAGGAAACCCACGAATGCTTCTTCATGGTCGTCGATCTGCACGCCATTACGGTGCCGCAGGAGCCGGCAGCACTGCGCGAGCAGACGGAATCGGTGGCATCGCTGTTTGTCGCTGCCGGCATCGATCCGACAAAAGCGAGCATTTTCGCGCAATCCCACGTTTCCGCTCATGCCGAGCTGGGATGGTTGCTGACGACGCTCACTTATATCGGAGAGCTGGAGCGAATGACGCAGTTTAAAGACAAATCGGCGGGTAAAGATTCGGTCGGTGCCGGATTGTTTGTCTATCCTGCGTTAATGGCAGCCGACATATTACTTTATAACGCGGATCTGATACCGGTCGGAGACGACCAGAAGCAGCATTTGGAGCTGACACGCGATCTTGCGCAGCGGTTTAATTCCCGCTACGGCGATTATTTTACGATTCCCGATCCTTATATCCCGAAGGTCGGAGCGCGAATCATGTCGCTTGATGACGCATCGAAAAAAATGAGCAAAAGCAATCCGAATCCAGGCAGCTATATCGCACTGCTTGATCCGCCGGATGTGATTCGCAAAAAACTCAGCAGAGCGACAACGGATTCAGGCCGTGAAGTGAAATACAATCCGGCGGAGAAGCCGGAGGTGAGCAATTTGATGAGTATATATGCTCACTGTGCGGGCGTCACGCTGAGCGAAATTGAAACGCGTTACGAAGGGCAGGGCTATGGAGCGTTTAAGAAGGATCTTGCGGAGCATGTCGTAGCGACTCTGGAGCCTTTGCAGCACAAATATGCGGAGATTCGAAGCTCGGGAGCGATTCACGATATCTTGAAGCAAGGCGCTGATGAGGTATCGGAGAAAGCGAACAGAACGCTGCGCGATGTGAAGGAACGGATGGGATTTCTTCTTCCGGGTTGA
- a CDS encoding permease, protein MNIVYRLGTPLLAVGCLVMLARILTAGGFTDLILASPSLQSFKILFISIILEAFPFILLGVLVSALLQVFVSDTVIARLTPKNPVVGVLFGSLLGLLLPLCECGMIPVVRRLIRKGMPAYIGIVFIFAGPIVNPVVFASTYTAFRSQPMMAYARMGLALAVCIMLGLLLYRFMKKSPLKLETPSAASGPSIHAARHSHGDNRSSSSWRGRVRATLAHASDEFFDIGKYLIIGSLLTALVQTVLDRSLLTSLSDQPLTANIFMMGFAFAISLCSTSDAFVASSFNGIFGSGPLLAFLVFGPMVDLKSTLMLLSSFRVKVVVAVIAFLFAAILIGSMIADKLLFSS, encoded by the coding sequence TTGAATATCGTTTACCGTCTGGGAACACCGCTGCTCGCCGTAGGGTGTCTTGTTATGTTGGCCCGTATTTTAACCGCTGGCGGCTTTACCGATCTTATTCTGGCCAGCCCGTCCCTTCAATCCTTCAAAATACTTTTTATCAGCATCATATTAGAGGCATTTCCCTTTATTCTTCTCGGCGTGCTTGTTTCCGCCCTGCTGCAAGTATTCGTCTCCGATACTGTCATCGCGAGGCTTACACCGAAAAATCCGGTCGTGGGCGTTCTGTTCGGAAGTTTGCTCGGACTGCTGCTGCCGCTGTGCGAATGCGGAATGATTCCGGTCGTACGCCGGTTGATCCGCAAAGGAATGCCGGCCTACATCGGGATTGTCTTCATCTTCGCCGGACCCATTGTCAATCCAGTCGTATTCGCATCTACCTACACCGCATTCAGATCGCAGCCGATGATGGCTTACGCCAGAATGGGACTCGCCTTGGCTGTCTGCATTATGCTTGGCTTGCTGCTCTACCGCTTCATGAAAAAGAGCCCCTTGAAGCTGGAAACACCTTCGGCGGCGTCCGGTCCGAGTATACATGCTGCCAGGCACAGCCATGGCGACAATCGCAGCTCGAGCAGCTGGCGCGGACGTGTCCGGGCTACGCTGGCCCACGCTTCGGATGAATTTTTCGATATCGGTAAATATTTGATTATCGGCTCGCTTCTTACGGCTCTCGTCCAAACGGTGCTGGACCGAAGCTTGCTGACATCGCTCAGCGATCAGCCTTTGACAGCCAACATTTTCATGATGGGCTTTGCTTTCGCGATTTCGCTTTGTTCCACCTCGGATGCGTTCGTCGCCTCTTCATTTAACGGGATTTTCGGCTCTGGCCCACTTCTTGCTTTTCTCGTATTCGGACCGATGGTCGATCTGAAAAGCACGCTTATGCTGCTTTCCTCGTTCAGAGTTAAAGTGGTCGTTGCCGTCATTGCATTCTTATTTGCAGCGATCCTCATTGGATCGATGATTGCGGATAAGCTCCTCTTTAGCTCATAA
- a CDS encoding TIGR03943 family putative permease subunit gives MKGIVLMSTDDRRRLIHHLLRAAVMSGFAVYIVYLVRTDSLSLYIAPRMELYVKLSAIGLYATAIYQVYAAFRVWMGYEAAECDCNHEPSPSLAKNTLIYGLFVLPLALGFLLPESTLGSSLAAKKGVSFSGSGKTVPAAAAGTGISGQSEPAADSRKNLDELFPADEYTAAHAKLGKQLYKQDTIEVPDERYIETLTTLDLYRRNFVGKTVEISGFVYRQNGMKKSEFAVSRFAMNCCSADSVPYGLMVDYPRAPLYKNDVWLKVRGTVTESTFDGNPIILLKARQIQVIEMPDTPYVYPDYNFGS, from the coding sequence ATGAAAGGAATCGTGCTGATGTCAACCGACGACCGGAGAAGGCTGATCCATCATCTGCTGCGCGCTGCCGTGATGAGCGGATTCGCCGTTTATATTGTCTACCTCGTTCGTACCGACAGCTTATCGCTTTATATCGCTCCGCGCATGGAATTATATGTGAAGCTTTCTGCCATCGGGCTCTATGCGACCGCGATTTATCAAGTCTATGCCGCATTCAGGGTATGGATGGGCTATGAGGCCGCAGAATGCGATTGCAACCATGAGCCCTCACCATCACTAGCCAAAAACACGCTTATTTACGGGCTGTTCGTGCTTCCATTGGCCCTCGGTTTCCTCCTGCCGGAAAGCACACTCGGGAGCTCGCTTGCAGCGAAGAAAGGGGTGAGCTTCTCCGGCTCGGGAAAGACGGTGCCGGCCGCGGCCGCCGGAACGGGAATAAGTGGGCAGAGCGAGCCCGCTGCGGATAGCCGGAAGAACCTTGACGAATTGTTCCCTGCGGATGAATATACGGCGGCGCATGCGAAGCTTGGCAAGCAGTTGTATAAGCAGGATACTATCGAAGTGCCGGATGAGCGGTATATTGAGACGTTGACGACGCTTGACTTGTACCGCCGTAATTTTGTCGGTAAAACGGTTGAGATCAGCGGGTTTGTGTACAGACAGAACGGGATGAAGAAAAGCGAGTTTGCCGTAAGCCGCTTCGCGATGAACTGCTGCTCGGCGGATTCCGTACCATACGGCCTTATGGTCGACTACCCGCGCGCGCCTCTTTATAAGAACGATGTCTGGCTTAAAGTACGGGGAACGGTTACGGAAAGCACGTTCGACGGCAACCCGATTATCCTGCTTAAAGCACGGCAAATTCAAGTCATTGAAATGCCGGACACTCCCTACGTTTACCCCGATTACAATTTTGGCTCGTAA
- a CDS encoding alpha/beta-type small acid-soluble spore protein: MAGQSRNSNQLVVPQASAALEQMKFEVAQELGIQIPQDGYYGNMATRDAGALGGYITRKLVQIAEQQLAGRFTR; this comes from the coding sequence ATGGCAGGACAATCCCGCAACAGCAATCAGCTGGTCGTACCTCAGGCAAGCGCGGCTCTTGAGCAAATGAAGTTCGAAGTAGCACAAGAGTTAGGCATTCAAATTCCTCAAGACGGTTACTACGGCAACATGGCAACTCGCGATGCAGGCGCACTTGGGGGCTATATTACCCGTAAGCTCGTTCAAATAGCGGAGCAGCAGCTAGCAGGCCGATTCACCCGCTAA
- a CDS encoding O-methyltransferase has translation MNLETMSLARQVDFVFRQLEEELVHAVAGTVIIHIRNNAVGKYGVRHNPIESKNGEIGQSEQGMTVSQVQAFRQMAIDSLKLKRNWTHGEILYDFSVRSSSGAWSASILFESNYNLANGMFRYQPKYSQQALRDSL, from the coding sequence ATGAATTTGGAGACGATGTCATTGGCACGGCAAGTGGATTTTGTTTTTAGGCAGCTGGAAGAGGAGCTTGTTCACGCTGTAGCGGGTACCGTCATTATACATATTCGTAACAATGCAGTCGGTAAATACGGGGTTCGGCACAATCCCATTGAAAGCAAAAATGGGGAGATCGGTCAATCGGAACAGGGGATGACCGTCTCTCAGGTACAGGCCTTTCGCCAAATGGCGATCGATTCGCTTAAGCTCAAACGCAATTGGACGCATGGAGAAATATTATATGATTTTTCCGTACGTTCAAGCTCAGGCGCCTGGTCGGCCAGCATACTCTTCGAATCCAATTATAATTTGGCTAACGGGATGTTCCGCTACCAGCCCAAGTATTCGCAGCAGGCCTTGAGGGATAGCCTCTAA
- a CDS encoding methyl-accepting chemotaxis protein, whose product MQWFNSLSIRNKLLLGCYAIVGIFSIALLLGLIATGGSMLLGFIIIAIAAAITFPLVRVIERALTSSIDEMSSIAFSIAKGDFTQKVDISSSASLGELGYSFNSMVDKLRDILKETSNIARIVNDTSRSIFEKNNNLKLVMEQAALSAGELATGANQISEDVGEMAESIREIEDKVEAYARSTTEMNQLSEQTLGLVEKGRQSVESQSAGMQRNVEATSNVAATIEDLARKAEGISVITRTISDLAEQTNLLSLNASIEAARAGDHGKGFAVVAQEVRKLAEESTSSTKEVFTLVRGIVSGVNEAIDNIKINEEVVQLQNQLLRESEHIFSELVASVNFITKQIYQFSNESNQMLESSRKISAAIQNISAITEESAAGTGQVSASMNEHIGSVQAVVEETEKMQQVVSQLQRTISIFKV is encoded by the coding sequence ATGCAATGGTTTAATTCCTTATCGATACGCAATAAGCTTCTGCTCGGCTGCTATGCCATTGTCGGTATTTTCTCGATCGCACTTCTCCTTGGCTTGATTGCCACCGGCGGCAGCATGCTTCTCGGTTTCATCATCATCGCAATTGCGGCTGCGATAACCTTTCCTCTTGTTCGCGTAATTGAGAGAGCGCTTACATCTTCAATTGACGAGATGAGTTCGATCGCTTTCAGTATCGCAAAGGGCGATTTCACCCAGAAGGTGGATATTTCATCTTCCGCATCGCTCGGTGAGCTGGGATACTCCTTTAACAGTATGGTTGACAAGCTTCGCGATATTTTGAAGGAAACGTCGAATATCGCCCGCATCGTGAACGATACAAGCAGAAGCATTTTTGAAAAAAACAATAATTTGAAATTGGTCATGGAGCAAGCAGCCCTCTCGGCAGGAGAGCTGGCAACCGGCGCCAATCAGATCTCTGAAGATGTCGGCGAAATGGCCGAGTCAATTCGGGAAATCGAAGATAAAGTTGAGGCTTATGCCCGTTCGACTACAGAGATGAACCAACTGTCGGAGCAAACGCTTGGACTCGTGGAGAAAGGCCGGCAATCGGTTGAAAGCCAGTCCGCCGGCATGCAGCGAAATGTGGAGGCCACCTCGAATGTGGCCGCTACAATTGAGGATTTGGCGCGTAAGGCCGAGGGAATCTCTGTGATTACGCGAACGATCTCGGATTTGGCCGAGCAGACTAACCTGCTGTCACTGAACGCTTCAATTGAAGCGGCGCGGGCCGGCGATCACGGTAAAGGGTTTGCCGTAGTCGCCCAGGAAGTGCGCAAGCTTGCCGAGGAATCGACCTCTTCGACCAAAGAGGTATTTACTTTGGTTCGCGGCATCGTCAGCGGAGTTAATGAAGCTATAGATAACATCAAGATCAATGAAGAGGTTGTTCAGCTGCAAAACCAGCTCCTTCGCGAATCGGAGCACATTTTCTCCGAGCTTGTAGCAAGCGTTAATTTTATTACGAAACAGATTTACCAGTTCTCAAACGAAAGTAACCAGATGCTCGAGAGCAGCCGTAAAATCTCTGCAGCCATCCAAAACATCTCGGCAATTACTGAGGAGTCCGCCGCGGGCACCGGGCAGGTATCTGCTTCGATGAATGAGCATATCGGGTCAGTGCAGGCAGTCGTCGAGGAGACGGAGAAAATGCAGCAGGTCGTCTCGCAGCTTCAGCGGACTATTTCGATTTTTAAAGTGTAA
- a CDS encoding zinc-binding alcohol dehydrogenase family protein: MTEQNTMKAVGLTRYLPIGHPESLVDINVDKPAAAGRDILVKVQAISVNPIDTKVRAPKDQTEQVPRILGWDVCGIVEQAGEDCTLFKSGDEVYYAGTINRPGGNSQYHVVDERIVGHKPKALDYAEAAALPLTGITAWEALHERLGIPTEQDANEGKAILIIGAAGGVGSIATQLASQAGLTVIGTASRSETAEWSRRHGSTYLINHYQPFMPQLMQFGLDSVQYILCLNATEQHWTHMAEVISPQGKICSIVDAKDPLNLNVLKSKSASFVWEFMFTKAMYKTADMIEQHHILNRIAELVDSGDIETTMTERLAPINAANLRLAHAKIEEGATIGKIVLENWD, from the coding sequence ATGACAGAGCAGAATACCATGAAAGCCGTTGGATTAACCCGTTACCTGCCTATCGGGCATCCGGAAAGTCTGGTAGATATTAATGTGGACAAGCCTGCTGCAGCCGGCCGCGATATTCTGGTAAAAGTACAAGCAATCTCGGTCAACCCGATCGATACCAAGGTCCGTGCTCCGAAAGACCAGACGGAACAGGTCCCTCGAATACTGGGCTGGGATGTTTGCGGCATTGTGGAACAGGCGGGCGAGGACTGTACACTATTCAAATCCGGAGATGAAGTTTATTACGCAGGTACGATCAATCGTCCCGGCGGTAACAGCCAATACCACGTCGTAGACGAGCGGATTGTCGGGCATAAACCTAAAGCTTTGGATTATGCCGAAGCAGCCGCTCTCCCGCTTACTGGAATTACTGCCTGGGAAGCGCTGCATGAACGGCTGGGGATTCCTACTGAGCAGGATGCAAACGAGGGCAAAGCCATTCTTATTATCGGGGCGGCCGGAGGGGTAGGCTCGATTGCCACTCAGCTGGCCAGTCAAGCCGGACTGACTGTTATCGGGACAGCTTCTCGTTCTGAGACCGCCGAATGGTCCAGGCGGCACGGTTCCACTTATCTCATCAATCATTACCAGCCGTTTATGCCGCAATTAATGCAATTCGGTCTTGATTCCGTTCAGTATATCCTCTGCTTGAATGCCACGGAGCAGCATTGGACACATATGGCGGAGGTTATTTCCCCACAGGGGAAAATATGCTCTATAGTGGATGCGAAGGACCCGCTTAACCTGAATGTTTTAAAAAGCAAAAGCGCCTCATTCGTATGGGAGTTCATGTTTACAAAAGCGATGTATAAAACTGCCGACATGATTGAGCAGCATCATATTCTGAACCGTATTGCGGAGCTTGTCGACTCCGGCGACATCGAAACTACAATGACCGAAAGGCTTGCTCCGATTAATGCAGCCAACCTGCGCCTGGCTCATGCAAAGATAGAAGAAGGCGCAACGATTGGAAAAATCGTACTCGAAAACTGGGATTAA
- a CDS encoding alpha/beta fold hydrolase translates to MPTIDMPLTQLQAYTGINPCPADFDQYWARALEEMRETDPQVELVPSAFQTPAAECFDLYFTGVRGARIHVKYARPRHADKPHPAVVQFHGYSGNAGDWSDRLAFVSLGFSVFAMDCRGQGGPSQDIGGVLGSTHHGHIIRGLDGEPDNLLFRHIFLDTAQLASIVMSMPEVDPGQVFATGWSQGGALTIACAALEPRIRKLAPVYPFLSDYRRVWEMDLAKDAYAELRTYFRHFDPQHVRENAIFTKLGYIDIQHLADRVRGDVLLGVGLMDTVCPPSTQFAAYNKITAPKRLEIFPDFGHEGLPGLHDKIIQFFLGNY, encoded by the coding sequence ATGCCGACAATAGATATGCCGCTTACTCAACTGCAAGCGTATACAGGAATTAATCCGTGTCCCGCCGATTTTGACCAATACTGGGCGAGAGCACTTGAAGAGATGCGTGAAACCGATCCGCAAGTAGAGTTAGTGCCCAGCGCTTTTCAGACGCCGGCAGCGGAATGCTTCGACCTGTACTTCACCGGCGTGCGGGGAGCCCGTATCCATGTAAAGTATGCCCGTCCACGCCATGCGGATAAGCCGCATCCTGCAGTCGTTCAGTTTCATGGTTACTCGGGCAATGCAGGCGATTGGAGCGACCGGCTTGCATTCGTTTCTCTGGGGTTTTCGGTGTTCGCCATGGATTGCAGAGGTCAAGGGGGGCCGTCGCAGGACATCGGAGGCGTACTTGGCAGTACCCATCACGGCCATATCATACGCGGACTTGACGGCGAACCGGACAATCTATTATTCCGACATATATTTCTTGATACAGCACAGCTCGCTTCCATCGTTATGAGTATGCCCGAGGTCGATCCCGGCCAGGTATTTGCAACCGGGTGGTCCCAGGGGGGGGCATTAACAATAGCATGCGCCGCACTTGAGCCTCGGATACGCAAGCTGGCGCCTGTCTATCCGTTCTTAAGCGATTACCGCCGCGTATGGGAAATGGATTTGGCCAAGGATGCTTACGCAGAGCTGCGCACTTATTTCCGTCATTTTGACCCGCAGCATGTAAGGGAGAATGCGATCTTCACAAAGCTCGGCTACATCGATATCCAGCATTTGGCCGATCGTGTCCGAGGCGACGTGCTGCTGGGGGTCGGACTGATGGATACCGTCTGTCCTCCATCCACGCAATTTGCCGCATATAATAAAATCACGGCGCCCAAAAGGCTCGAAATATTTCCGGATTTCGGCCATGAAGGACTTCCGGGGCTGCATGATAAGATCATTCAATTTTTTCTCGGGAATTATTAA
- a CDS encoding polysaccharide deacetylase family protein produces MQSNRRMQKAGILLLAALTALCPSIESDAWYSPGPSPTRNTTKQAASMAQPSSQQDLAREKEARESSASFQLSRKRKHHKKRRRVQAMSWVSLQKRYPGTFIIGGPRSARKVALTFDDVPDPRYTPQVLDILARYKVRATFFVVGSRAAAYPSIVRRMRREGHIIGNHSLNHAVFSRIPLGSFKRQIVRTDAILRPLVGYSPKLVRPPYGEIMPSQIEWLKQNGYIVVNWDVDSVDWRGTDSSHILVNIKKTLQPGSIILQHAGGGVGQDLSGTVKALPKLIKLLRSKGYQIVTLPDLLSKPASRNSKG; encoded by the coding sequence ATGCAATCGAACCGCCGCATGCAAAAGGCCGGTATATTGCTGCTTGCGGCATTAACGGCGCTTTGCCCTTCGATAGAATCGGATGCTTGGTATAGTCCTGGCCCTTCCCCCACACGTAATACCACCAAACAGGCGGCAAGCATGGCACAGCCATCATCACAGCAGGATCTTGCGCGTGAGAAGGAGGCCAGGGAATCCTCGGCATCCTTCCAGTTATCTCGAAAGCGGAAGCATCATAAAAAACGCCGCCGCGTCCAGGCGATGTCATGGGTATCGCTTCAAAAACGATACCCCGGAACTTTCATCATAGGCGGCCCGCGGAGTGCCCGAAAAGTAGCGCTGACCTTCGATGATGTGCCCGATCCGCGCTATACGCCGCAGGTGCTGGACATACTGGCCCGATATAAAGTGAGAGCCACCTTCTTTGTCGTCGGCTCACGCGCTGCCGCTTATCCGTCGATAGTTCGGCGGATGCGCCGGGAAGGCCACATTATCGGTAATCACTCCCTCAATCACGCGGTTTTTTCACGCATCCCGCTGGGCTCCTTTAAACGTCAAATTGTTCGGACGGATGCGATTCTGCGTCCCCTTGTCGGCTACAGTCCGAAACTAGTCCGGCCTCCCTATGGTGAAATCATGCCCAGCCAGATTGAATGGTTAAAGCAAAACGGGTACATCGTAGTAAATTGGGACGTTGACTCAGTCGACTGGCGCGGTACCGATAGCAGCCATATCCTTGTAAACATCAAGAAGACATTGCAGCCGGGATCCATTATTCTGCAGCATGCCGGCGGGGGAGTCGGCCAGGATTTATCAGGCACGGTAAAAGCCTTACCCAAGCTTATCAAGCTGCTTCGAAGCAAAGGGTACCAGATCGTCACGCTGCCCGATCTTCTAAGCAAGCCGGCTTCGCGCAACAGCAAAGGTTAA
- a CDS encoding 3D domain-containing protein, protein MFKNWKKGAAAAALSIAILINASPAHAAAAYKASDNDTFWKLSKRFGVQLERLMKANPKVDPLNIYKGLSIVIPGAPIKAKNDSGQSAVKIKKSAGGKAEGNDIVQVKGRSYSYSDVIQAKASAYTAAASENGWGPVDYFGNPLKLGTIAVDPKRIPMGSKVYITGYNHDGLPVGGMIAVATDMGSAIKGDRIDIFLPQSQKKARQFGYQYVKVFVLNK, encoded by the coding sequence TTGTTTAAAAATTGGAAAAAGGGCGCAGCAGCAGCCGCGCTTAGCATTGCTATTCTCATTAACGCCAGTCCGGCACATGCCGCCGCGGCGTATAAAGCGTCCGACAACGACACGTTCTGGAAATTATCCAAACGCTTCGGCGTCCAGCTTGAACGATTGATGAAAGCCAACCCGAAGGTGGATCCGCTCAATATTTACAAAGGCCTCTCCATCGTTATACCGGGCGCTCCTATTAAGGCAAAGAATGATTCCGGCCAGTCGGCAGTTAAGATCAAGAAATCAGCGGGCGGTAAAGCCGAGGGCAACGATATCGTGCAGGTGAAGGGGCGTTCGTACAGCTATTCGGACGTCATTCAAGCCAAAGCGAGCGCTTATACCGCAGCGGCCTCAGAGAATGGCTGGGGACCGGTCGATTATTTCGGGAACCCATTAAAGCTTGGCACGATCGCGGTTGACCCCAAGCGGATACCGATGGGCAGCAAAGTTTATATTACCGGGTATAACCATGACGGGTTACCGGTTGGAGGCATGATAGCGGTCGCAACCGATATGGGGAGCGCGATTAAAGGCGACAGGATTGATATATTCTTGCCGCAATCGCAGAAAAAGGCGCGTCAGTTCGGATACCAATATGTCAAAGTGTTTGTTTTAAACAAATAA